The segment TTGACTTCAAAGTGTGGGCGGTCAACAATTCGGTGTTGCCACCCTTTCTCGGGCTGCCGACGATACCAATCACGTTCATTGAAAGCCTCCTTGATGGGGTGTGTCTATTTCCTGTCCAAGAAGTTCGAGATTTCCAAGCCGGTGATCAGGCAGACTCATGTTTTCTGGCCTGCACGAGAGAGTCCATCTTCTCCCCGCCGCCTGCCGTCAACAGTTCCACATCACCAAAACCGGCGTCCTCCAGATTAGCTTTGATTTCCTCGAAGGTGTAAGTATCGCCATTTGGTGTGCTGACCAGCATGTTCAGGGCAAACATGGTTCCACCCAATGGCTTGGTCCGAGATGACTCCATCACCCAGTCACGGATGAGCAACACGCCATCTGCTTCAAGCGCCCGATGTATCTTTTGGAAAAGACCCAAATTCTGACCAGGGCTGTTCTGGTGAATAATGGCTGATAGCAGAACCAGATCGCAACGGCGGGGAAGTTCATCCACATAGAAATCGCCTGGCACGAAGCTCACCCTATCTTGAAGGTTGGCCTGCCTGACATTTTCCTTCGCAATGGGAATGACAGCCGCGCGATCAAAGATGACTGCGCGCAACCGGGGATTTTGCTGGAGAAAAGCAATCGTGTAAGCGCCCGATCCTCCACCCACATCCAGCAACTGTTGAAATGGGCCCGCATTGTACTTCTGACTTATGTCTTGCGCAAGTGCCCTGGCAGCGATGTCCATGGCGCCGATGAACGCCTGTACATCCTCATCGGAAAGAGTTCGAACACCTGCATTCAACGTCGGATTAGAGCCGTCTCTGACGGCTGACGTCAAATGGTTCCAGTTGTTCCATAGCCGAACCGCATGCTTGACCGAGGGAAGGATCGAATGCGGATTGGCAGCCGAAAGACGAGAACCCTGCTCCGTTGTCCGATAACGCCCCTGTTCTTTTCGAAGAAGATCAAAGGCCACCAGGCAATCAAGGAGTCTGGTGGCTGCCCTTGCATTGAGAGCCAGGGAAGCGGACAGTTCTTCGGCGGAGTGCGGTTCAGCATCCAGTCTGGTGAACACGTCCAGCTCTGCAGCAGTGAGGATGACCCTGCTGGTCATGAAACCGCGAATTTCGGAGTCCAAGCTCTCTCGCATCACCTGCCTCCTCGTTGTAATCTTCGCTGAAAAGGGGTGACCTGTCTCTGGTTATTGTACCATGCCACAAACTGGAGTTGACTGTCGCAGGTGTGGTTGGGGCCCCGGGCTGGCTATCAGGCTGACGTCTCAAACTTGGGGACTGCGAGCGCGAATCTCTTTTCGTTGGGGCACACTTCGGTTGACCGAGTCTGCCACTTGACGAGCATGCTGATAGCCTCCAAGTTGCCGGAGGACCGCACATCCCCTCTTCCCGCTCGAAATGTTGTGCTCAGAACTCGCCGAACACGCAACCGGCGTCGTTATCAAGTATTTT is part of the Dehalococcoidia bacterium genome and harbors:
- a CDS encoding methyltransferase; the encoded protein is MRESLDSEIRGFMTSRVILTAAELDVFTRLDAEPHSAEELSASLALNARAATRLLDCLVAFDLLRKEQGRYRTTEQGSRLSAANPHSILPSVKHAVRLWNNWNHLTSAVRDGSNPTLNAGVRTLSDEDVQAFIGAMDIAARALAQDISQKYNAGPFQQLLDVGGGSGAYTIAFLQQNPRLRAVIFDRAAVIPIAKENVRQANLQDRVSFVPGDFYVDELPRRCDLVLLSAIIHQNSPGQNLGLFQKIHRALEADGVLLIRDWVMESSRTKPLGGTMFALNMLVSTPNGDTYTFEEIKANLEDAGFGDVELLTAGGGEKMDSLVQARKHESA